The Methylotenera sp. G11 genome includes a window with the following:
- a CDS encoding TolC family outer membrane protein — MNKKLIVLAVSLACQIGLIGAASATTLAEAVNQTVRSNPDILIDANRKLSIDHAVKQAEGGYYPKIDMNLGYGSEWSKNITTRPRPGHDDTLTRREAGLTLSQLIYDGSATASEVERQQARLSSASRKVMGTSEQIGLKAVEAYLNVLRRSELLKLAQANLEVHEKTFTQIKIRSEGGIGRKADLDQAQARLSLSQANVAAAEANLRESNIAYNRVVGAMPDTLVKPDVANAPASVDEALSTSLESNPILRSAMADIEAAQAQNRAAESLLKPRLHLELGTSFNNDLDGVNYKNNDAYAMLRMRYNLFNGGSDVAKISETTVQIQEATEVFHRTQRQVEESLRLSWNSMVTAQDRLPKLKATAEAAARTRDGYAQQFNLGQRTLLDLLDSENELYIGRSNYLDAQYIDLFSRYRLMADMGKLLETLGVAPRDESKEVAAK, encoded by the coding sequence ATGAATAAGAAGTTGATAGTGCTTGCAGTGTCATTAGCGTGTCAAATTGGCTTGATCGGGGCAGCCAGTGCAACCACTCTGGCTGAAGCTGTCAACCAGACTGTCAGGTCGAATCCAGACATTCTGATCGATGCGAATCGCAAATTATCAATCGATCATGCGGTTAAACAGGCAGAAGGTGGCTACTACCCAAAAATTGATATGAACCTGGGTTACGGTAGCGAGTGGAGCAAGAATATTACAACACGGCCCAGACCTGGGCATGACGATACACTGACCCGACGCGAAGCCGGCTTGACACTTTCCCAGCTGATTTATGATGGCTCGGCAACCGCCAGCGAAGTAGAGCGTCAACAAGCGCGCTTGAGTTCTGCATCACGCAAGGTGATGGGTACTTCCGAGCAGATAGGTTTGAAAGCTGTTGAGGCTTATTTAAACGTGCTGCGTCGCTCAGAGTTGCTCAAGTTGGCGCAGGCCAACCTTGAAGTTCACGAAAAAACATTTACCCAGATCAAAATCCGCAGTGAAGGTGGTATCGGACGTAAGGCCGACCTGGATCAGGCGCAAGCCAGGCTGTCACTTTCACAAGCCAACGTTGCGGCTGCAGAGGCAAACCTCAGGGAATCCAACATTGCATACAACCGTGTAGTTGGCGCGATGCCGGATACACTGGTCAAGCCAGATGTGGCGAATGCCCCGGCAAGTGTGGATGAGGCATTGAGCACTTCATTGGAAAGCAATCCTATCCTGCGCTCGGCAATGGCGGATATTGAGGCTGCACAGGCACAGAACAGGGCAGCAGAGTCTTTATTGAAACCGCGTTTACACCTTGAGCTGGGTACCAGCTTCAATAATGACCTGGATGGTGTTAATTATAAAAACAATGATGCTTATGCCATGCTGCGTATGCGTTATAACTTGTTTAACGGTGGTTCAGATGTAGCCAAGATCTCTGAAACCACTGTTCAGATTCAAGAGGCGACAGAAGTGTTCCACCGTACTCAGCGCCAGGTAGAGGAAAGCCTGCGACTATCATGGAACTCCATGGTGACCGCGCAGGATCGCTTGCCAAAATTGAAAGCGACAGCCGAAGCGGCAGCGAGAACGCGCGATGGCTACGCACAGCAATTTAATTTAGGTCAACGTACTTTGCTGGACTTGCTGGATTCTGAAAACGAGCTGTATATCGGACGTTCAAACTATCTGGATGCGCAGTATATTGACTTGTTTTCCCGTTACCGCTTAATGGCCGATATGGGTAAACTTCTTGAAACACTTGGCGTTGCGCCAAGAGATGAGTCTAAAGAAGTGGCAGCAAAATAA
- a CDS encoding retention module-containing protein, whose translation MAIENTTTVKAVTSGTQLSSVGTVKTVVGLVKAVDANGAERVLQVGDKVFANETIVTSADGGVIIEFQNGSHLDLPRSAHIMLDPEIYSAHASTSIEKEASDEAARIAKAIAEGRDPNAVANPAAAGGEAGDEGTSTPLVIDFDNTLGNVNSGYPTGPISLAFPPMHEELPPVPETAPIIQTPPTIDVTPPVYTPPEQTPPPHTAIDGIVSPGQVFEEGLDQAGTDKDGTSKDTDAETALGGTIVIADAEGLADIASITIGGVQFTIGAGGLAALVGEEIPGNYGFLKITAYDGNGTFTYSYTLTTNTNDNAGDETDSFTVVVTDAAGLSANASIVITIIDDVPLLNVTAAPTLGALSVVEASGAGEGKEATATITAPEFTYLAGADGLQSLTTTYALTLAGGTATGLVTTDGNYPITLSVSPDGQTISGLYNGSNVAFTVTLSGNTVTLVSNVALEHDNNQGPVPAEDNTLDISSLIKVTATITVTDNDGDVVSTNISTTNPLSIEFVDTNPSITNVVAPTLGALSVVEASGAGEGKEATATITPPTYTASGVDGTDGGVVTYALTLAGGTATGLVTTDGNYPITLSVSPDGQTISGLYNGSNVAFTVTLSGNTVTLVSNVALEHDNNQGPVPAEDNTLDISSLIKVTATITVTDNDGDVVSTNISTTNPLSIEFVDTNPSITNVVAPTLGALSVVEASGAGEGKEATATITPPTYTASGVDGTDGGVVTYALTLAGGTATGLVTTDGNYPITLSVSPDGQTISGLYNGSNVAFTVTLSGNTVTLVSNVALEHDNNQGPVPAEDNTLDISSLIKVTATITVTDNDGDVVSTNISTTNPLSIEFVDTNPSITNVVAPTLGALSVVEASGAGEGKEATATITPPTYTASGVDGTDGGVVTYALTLAGGTATGLVTTDGNYPITLSVSPDGQTISGLYNGSNVAFTVTLSGNTVTLVSNVALEHDNNQGPVPAEDNTLDISSLIKVTATITVTDNDGDVVSTNISTTNPLSIEFVDTNPSITNVVAPTLGALSVVEASGAGEGKEATATITPPTYTASGVDGTDGGVVTYALTLAGGTATGLVTTDGNYPITLSVSPDGQTISGLYNGSNVAFTVTLSGNTVTLVSNVALEHDNNQGPVPAEDNTLDISSLIKVTATITVTDNDGDVVSTNISTTNPLSIEFVDTNPSITNVVAPTLGALSVVEASGAGEGKEVTATITPPTYTASGVDGTDGGVVTYALTLAGGTATGLVTTDGNYPITLSVSPDGQTISGLYNGSNVAFTVTLSGNTVTLVSNVALEHDNNQGPVPAEDNTLDISSLIKVTATITVTDNDGDVVSTNISTTNPLSIEFVDTNPSITNVVAPTLGALSVVEASGAGEGKEATATITPPTYTASGVDGTDGGVVTYALTLAGGTATGLVTTDGNYPITLSVSPDGQTISGLYNGSNVAFTVTLSGNTVTLVSNVALEHDNNQGPVPAEDNTLDISSLIKVTATITVTDNDGDVVSTNISTTNPLSIEFVDTNPVSLTPTAIHMIDLATAPAITENLHFVSGADGVQTVRFTITDGVAAIDESTGNHLAYNGQQLYLHYGQTNGVIDYTILVATTSSALAPNGVLTSGSNVAYWIDINPDPLSGAGGSYTMHSNGVISNGTETTATNLNSVGGGNVTLKAISNIGGTTEDVVLTTKSGLTVNTNSSAIGIGNGQSFNGTDGIRFDFTNGTVSGNGGNAVYTADGTHNLTTSFKQEISLTAGASHADITIKAILADSDNVYYGDASGETPVSITAVRVYSGTLAQVQAGTATEIHDGQSVNGITLDYTINANGTINIVGLQSGWVFVVETTDSFSALQIDSLNTTGNYKLGVFAYGESSAGDPVDLSYNIVGVDGDGDTVSGTLAATLYPASATQSGINDGTPNDTLIGTINTDYLLGNLGDDVLSGLGGNDVLVGGAGTDTLTGGDGVDRFVMTNGDGPDIITDFTLGNLNPANGAVSANADILDISDVLAGAEITAAEFAASPGSFITFVQSGANTNVVLDLDGVAGGTTHVVATLQNTTATNFDINTLIGNGQIDYTS comes from the coding sequence ATGGCAATTGAAAATACAACTACGGTAAAAGCTGTCACTTCAGGTACGCAATTATCTTCTGTAGGCACCGTCAAGACAGTAGTCGGCTTAGTCAAGGCGGTTGATGCTAACGGTGCAGAGCGTGTCCTGCAGGTTGGTGACAAAGTATTTGCCAATGAAACCATTGTTACGTCTGCCGATGGCGGCGTGATCATCGAATTCCAAAACGGCAGTCACCTTGATTTGCCGCGTTCGGCACATATCATGCTGGACCCTGAAATATACAGCGCGCACGCCTCAACATCAATCGAAAAAGAAGCTTCAGACGAAGCCGCGCGTATTGCCAAGGCGATTGCCGAGGGCAGGGATCCTAATGCAGTCGCTAATCCTGCCGCAGCGGGCGGTGAAGCCGGCGATGAAGGCACATCTACACCGCTGGTGATTGATTTTGACAATACCTTGGGTAATGTCAACAGTGGTTACCCTACAGGGCCTATTTCTTTAGCGTTTCCTCCAATGCATGAAGAACTGCCACCGGTGCCTGAAACAGCCCCTATTATTCAGACCCCGCCAACTATTGACGTGACTCCTCCTGTGTATACGCCTCCGGAGCAGACTCCGCCCCCACATACTGCAATAGATGGTATTGTGTCTCCAGGGCAGGTTTTTGAAGAGGGGCTTGATCAGGCAGGCACGGACAAAGACGGTACCAGCAAAGATACCGATGCGGAAACAGCGCTCGGCGGCACTATTGTGATCGCAGATGCGGAAGGCCTGGCTGACATTGCAAGCATCACTATTGGTGGTGTGCAGTTCACTATCGGTGCAGGTGGCTTGGCTGCGCTTGTCGGTGAAGAAATTCCCGGTAATTACGGTTTCCTGAAAATCACCGCTTATGATGGCAATGGCACTTTCACATACAGCTATACCCTGACTACCAACACCAATGATAATGCAGGCGATGAAACAGACTCATTTACCGTTGTAGTGACCGACGCGGCTGGCCTAAGTGCAAATGCGTCTATTGTGATTACAATTATTGATGATGTACCGCTCCTTAATGTGACTGCGGCTCCGACCCTGGGCGCACTGAGCGTGGTCGAAGCGAGTGGTGCAGGCGAGGGTAAAGAAGCGACAGCTACCATTACTGCACCTGAGTTTACTTATCTTGCCGGTGCAGATGGCCTGCAAAGTTTAACAACGACCTACGCCCTGACCCTGGCAGGCGGCACCGCCACTGGCCTGGTCACCACTGACGGCAACTACCCGATCACCTTATCCGTCTCACCGGACGGCCAGACCATCAGCGGCCTGTACAACGGCAGCAACGTCGCCTTTACCGTGACCCTGTCCGGCAACACCGTGACCCTGGTCTCCAACGTTGCGCTGGAACATGACAACAACCAAGGCCCGGTACCTGCGGAAGACAACACCCTGGACATCAGCAGCCTGATCAAAGTGACCGCCACCATCACCGTGACCGACAATGACGGCGACGTCGTGAGCACCAACATCAGCACCACCAACCCGCTGTCCATCGAATTCGTGGACACCAACCCAAGCATCACCAACGTTGTCGCCCCGACCCTGGGCGCACTGAGCGTGGTTGAAGCGAGCGGCGCGGGCGAGGGCAAAGAAGCGACCGCCACCATCACGCCACCGACCTATACGGCCTCAGGCGTTGACGGCACCGACGGCGGCGTAGTGACCTACGCCCTGACCCTGGCAGGCGGCACCGCCACTGGCCTGGTCACCACTGACGGCAACTACCCGATCACCTTATCCGTCTCACCAGACGGCCAGACCATCAGCGGCCTGTACAACGGCAGCAACGTCGCCTTTACCGTGACCCTGTCCGGCAACACCGTGACCCTGGTCTCCAACGTTGCGCTGGAACATGACAACAACCAAGGCCCGGTACCTGCGGAAGACAACACCCTGGACATCAGCAGCCTGATCAAAGTGACCGCCACCATCACCGTGACCGACAATGACGGCGACGTCGTGAGCACTAACATCAGCACCACCAACCCGCTGTCCATCGAATTCGTGGACACCAACCCAAGCATCACCAACGTCGTCGCCCCGACCCTGGGCGCACTGAGCGTGGTTGAAGCGAGCGGCGCGGGCGAGGGCAAAGAAGCGACCGCCACCATCACGCCACCGACCTATACGGCCTCAGGCGTTGACGGCACCGACGGCGGCGTAGTGACCTACGCCCTGACTCTGGCAGGCGGCACCGCCACCGGCCTGGTCACGACTGACGGCAACTACCCGATCACCTTATCAGTCTCACCGGACGGCCAGACCATCAGCGGCCTGTACAACGGCAGCAACGTCGCCTTTACCGTGACCCTGTCCGGCAACACCGTGACCCTGGTCTCCAACGTTGCCCTGGAACATGACAACAACCAAGGCCCGGTACCTGCGGAAGACAACACCCTGGACATCAGCAGCCTGATCAAAGTGACCGCCACCATCACCGTGACCGACAATGACGGCGACGTCGTGAGCACCAACATCAGCACCACCAACCCGCTGTCCATCGAATTCGTGGACACCAACCCAAGCATCACCAACGTCGTCGCCCCGACCCTGGGCGCACTGAGCGTGGTTGAAGCGAGCGGCGCGGGCGAGGGCAAAGAAGCGACCGCCACCATCACGCCACCAACCTATACGGCCTCAGGCGTTGACGGCACCGACGGCGGCGTAGTGACCTACGCCCTGACTCTGGCAGGCGGCACCGCCACCGGCCTGGTCACGACTGACGGCAACTACCCGATCACCTTATCAGTCTCACCGGACGGCCAGACCATCAGCGGCCTGTACAACGGCAGCAACGTCGCCTTTACCGTGACCCTGTCCGGCAACACCGTGACCCTGGTCTCCAACGTTGCCCTGGAACATGACAACAACCAAGGCCCGGTACCTGCGGAAGACAACACCCTGGACATCAGCAGCCTGATCAAAGTGACCGCCACCATCACCGTGACCGACAATGACGGCGACGTCGTGAGCACCAACATCAGCACCACCAACCCGCTGTCCATCGAATTCGTGGACACCAACCCAAGCATCACCAACGTCGTCGCCCCGACCCTGGGCGCACTGAGCGTGGTTGAAGCGAGCGGCGCGGGCGAGGGCAAAGAAGCGACCGCCACCATCACGCCACCAACCTATACGGCCTCAGGCGTTGACGGCACCGACGGCGGCGTAGTGACCTACGCCCTGACCCTGGCAGGCGGCACTGCCACTGGCCTGGTCACGACTGACGGCAACTACCCGATCACCTTATCCGTCTCACCGGACGGCCAGACCATCAGCGGCCTGTACAACGGCAGCAACGTCGCCTTTACCGTGACCCTGTCCGGCAACACCGTGACCCTGGTCTCCAACGTTGCCCTGGAACATGACAACAACCAAGGCCCGGTACCTGCGGAAGACAACACCCTGGACATCAGCAGCCTGATCAAAGTGACCGCCACCATCACCGTGACCGACAACGACGGCGACGTCGTGAGCACCAACATCAGCACCACCAACCCGCTGTCCATCGAATTCGTGGACACCAACCCAAGCATCACCAACGTCGTCGCCCCGACCCTGGGCGCACTGAGCGTGGTTGAAGCGAGCGGCGCGGGCGAGGGCAAAGAAGTGACCGCCACCATCACGCCACCGACCTATACGGCCTCAGGCGTTGACGGCACCGACGGCGGCGTAGTGACCTACGCCCTGACTCTGGCAGGCGGCACCGCCACCGGCCTGGTCACCACTGACGGCAACTACCCGATCACCTTATCCGTCTCACCAGACGGCCAGACCATCAGCGGCCTGTACAACGGCAGCAACGTCGCCTTTACCGTGACCCTGTCCGGCAACACCGTGACCCTGGTCTCCAACGTTGCGCTGGAACATGACAACAACCAAGGCCCGGTACCTGCGGAAGACAACACCCTGGACATCAGCAGCCTGATCAAAGTGACCGCCACCATCACCGTGACCGACAACGACGGCGACGTCGTGAGCACCAACATCAGCACCACCAACCCGCTGTCCATCGAATTCGTGGACACCAACCCAAGCATCACCAACGTCGTCGCCCCGACCCTGGGCGCACTGAGCGTGGTTGAAGCGAGCGGCGCGGGCGAGGGCAAAGAAGCGACCGCCACCATCACGCCACCAACCTATACGGCCTCAGGCGTTGACGGCACCGACGGCGGCGTAGTGACCTACGCCCTGACCCTGGCAGGCGGCACTGCCACTGGCCTGGTCACCACTGACGGCAACTACCCGATCACCTTATCCGTCTCACCGGACGGCCAGACCATCAGCGGCCTGTACAACGGCAGCAACGTCGCCTTTACCGTGACCCTGTCCGGCAACACCGTGACCCTGGTCTCCAACGTTGCCCTGGAACATGACAACAACCAAGGCCCGGTACCTGCGGAAGACAACACCCTGGACATCAGCAGCCTGATCAAAGTGACCGCCACCATCACCGTGACCGACAATGACGGCGACGTCGTGAGCACCAACATCAGCACCACCAACCCGCTGTCCATCGAATTCGTGGACACCAACCCGGTTTCACTCACACCAACAGCAATCCATATGATTGATTTGGCCACAGCGCCTGCAATCACTGAGAACCTGCATTTTGTGTCTGGCGCCGATGGTGTGCAAACCGTCAGGTTTACTATTACCGATGGCGTGGCAGCGATTGATGAAAGCACCGGTAACCATCTGGCCTACAACGGTCAGCAGTTATATCTCCATTATGGACAGACCAATGGCGTGATTGACTATACGATTCTTGTGGCGACCACTTCTTCGGCGCTTGCGCCTAATGGTGTATTAACGAGCGGTTCAAATGTTGCATACTGGATCGATATTAATCCGGACCCATTAAGCGGTGCTGGCGGCAGTTACACCATGCATTCCAATGGCGTGATCAGTAACGGCACTGAAACCACTGCAACCAACTTGAACAGTGTTGGCGGCGGTAATGTGACCTTGAAGGCAATTTCCAATATCGGCGGCACTACGGAAGATGTGGTGCTGACAACGAAATCCGGCCTGACAGTCAACACCAACTCGAGTGCTATTGGTATCGGTAACGGTCAAAGCTTTAATGGCACCGATGGTATCCGTTTTGACTTCACCAACGGTACGGTGAGCGGTAATGGCGGCAATGCGGTTTACACGGCAGATGGCACACATAACCTGACTACTTCATTCAAACAGGAAATCAGCCTTACTGCCGGTGCCAGCCATGCTGACATCACGATTAAAGCCATCTTGGCAGATAGTGACAATGTATATTATGGTGATGCTAGTGGTGAAACCCCTGTATCTATCACTGCCGTAAGGGTCTATAGCGGAACGCTGGCACAGGTTCAGGCCGGAACCGCCACGGAAATCCATGATGGTCAAAGCGTAAACGGAATAACGCTGGACTACACTATTAATGCGAACGGTACAATTAATATTGTCGGTTTGCAAAGTGGCTGGGTTTTTGTTGTGGAAACTACCGACAGCTTCAGCGCCTTGCAGATTGATTCCTTGAATACGACCGGCAACTACAAACTGGGCGTGTTCGCTTATGGCGAGTCAAGCGCCGGCGACCCGGTAGACCTTTCATACAATATCGTCGGAGTCGATGGTGACGGCGATACCGTAAGCGGTACTTTAGCGGCTACTTTATACCCTGCCAGTGCAACGCAGAGCGGAATCAATGATGGCACACCTAACGATACGCTGATCGGTACCATCAATACCGATTACCTGCTGGGCAATCTTGGCGATGACGTGCTTAGTGGGTTAGGCGGCAATGACGTGCTTGTAGGTGGAGCAGGTACTGATACCCTGACCGGTGGCGACGGCGTGGACAGGTTCGTGATGACGAATGGCGACGGGCCGGATATCATCACGGATTTCACTCTGGGCAACCTGAATCCGGCGAATGGCGCGGTGAGTGCAAATGCAGATATTCTGGATATCAGTGATGTTCTGGCTGGTGCAGAAATAACGGCTGCAGAGTTTGCCGCATCTCCAGGCTCTTTCATCACATTCGTTCAGTCAGGTGCCAATACGAATGTGGTGCTGGATCTGGATGGCGTTGCAGGAGGCACTACACATGTTGTTGCTACACTGCAAAATACGACAGCCACTAATTTTGATATCAATACTTTGATTGGCAACGGGCAAATTGATTACACTTCATAG
- a CDS encoding EAL domain-containing protein — translation MTLLKQLLAMIVLLFTMLFIGSFSLSIENTRSYLNNQLRTISQDTATSLGMSLSPHISDQDYVMVERMVSAVSDSGYYRQVLVTDVEGKTIINKTQQVNLNDVPEWFIDMFKLDTPPGEALIMSGWQQAGMVKVLVNPGYAYMSLWSSAIQTFLWFAGMSVLAAILGVVALHYILNPLRMVEAQARAICDREYPIQTRLPWTIELRSVVEAMNRMTNKVRQMFDEQSASIERLRSENYLDSLTNLANRRYFDMQLNHLIKTGEHGAVILLELKNFKEYNKTHGFQAGDELLRNTASFINAICKAQPNQEYFVAHLSGATFAVVISNVDEQEAADLGDRIARSLPRFKERGLVEADEVGHVGIALFSNESYGEVMSATDLALRTAQHEGPNAMHLVVPSKSVASVVNTSTHWGEVLREALQNNRLSLLMQPVKDAAAAILHYEALMRLTDAKGEMIPARIYTQMANRHGLAMDFDKVMVAEVFSRLVAKRYGATPIAVNIFPSSVQNQVFVDWLCAELAENPAAASRLLIEVPEYGVLENIEALREFIKKLAVYGTRVGLDHFGRGFSSFGYLSKLKLDYIKIDGGYVHGLVDNKDNQFLIESVAQVAHGLDIKVYGVAVEDADQWKLLVDLHLDGVLGYGVGRPEDI, via the coding sequence ATGACGTTACTTAAGCAGCTTTTGGCGATGATAGTCCTGCTTTTTACGATGCTATTCATAGGCTCATTTTCACTTAGCATAGAAAATACGCGCAGTTATCTGAATAACCAATTGCGCACCATCTCCCAGGACACCGCAACCTCGCTGGGCATGTCTTTATCCCCGCACATCAGCGACCAGGATTACGTCATGGTCGAACGCATGGTCAGCGCCGTTTCTGATAGTGGTTATTATCGCCAGGTGCTGGTTACCGATGTCGAGGGTAAAACCATCATTAACAAAACACAGCAGGTCAATCTGAATGATGTGCCTGAATGGTTTATTGATATGTTCAAACTGGATACGCCGCCGGGTGAGGCGCTGATCATGTCCGGCTGGCAGCAGGCGGGTATGGTCAAGGTTCTGGTAAACCCTGGTTATGCCTATATGTCCTTGTGGTCGAGTGCGATACAGACTTTCCTGTGGTTTGCAGGCATGTCGGTACTGGCTGCAATCCTGGGAGTGGTCGCCCTGCATTACATACTTAATCCTTTGCGCATGGTAGAAGCGCAGGCGCGTGCAATCTGTGACCGCGAGTACCCGATACAGACCAGGCTGCCGTGGACCATTGAATTGCGCAGCGTTGTTGAAGCCATGAACCGCATGACGAATAAGGTCAGGCAGATGTTTGACGAGCAGTCTGCCTCAATTGAACGCCTGCGTTCTGAAAACTACCTGGATAGCCTGACCAATCTGGCCAACAGGCGTTATTTCGACATGCAGCTTAATCATCTGATTAAAACAGGTGAACACGGCGCCGTGATTCTTCTTGAGCTGAAAAATTTCAAGGAATACAACAAGACGCACGGTTTCCAGGCCGGTGACGAACTGCTGCGCAACACGGCAAGTTTCATTAATGCAATCTGCAAGGCGCAGCCTAATCAGGAGTACTTTGTAGCACACTTATCCGGCGCAACTTTTGCCGTCGTGATCAGCAATGTCGATGAACAGGAGGCCGCTGACCTGGGTGACAGGATTGCGCGCTCATTGCCAAGGTTCAAGGAGCGTGGCCTGGTGGAAGCTGATGAAGTCGGGCATGTCGGCATCGCGCTGTTCAGTAATGAAAGCTATGGCGAGGTGATGTCGGCAACCGACCTTGCATTGCGCACCGCACAGCATGAAGGGCCTAATGCGATGCATCTGGTGGTGCCGTCGAAATCTGTTGCGAGCGTCGTCAATACTTCGACACATTGGGGTGAAGTGCTGCGAGAAGCGTTACAGAACAACCGTTTGTCTTTATTGATGCAGCCGGTCAAGGATGCTGCTGCTGCAATACTGCACTACGAAGCGCTGATGCGGCTTACTGACGCCAAAGGGGAAATGATTCCTGCCAGGATATATACCCAGATGGCAAACCGGCATGGCCTCGCCATGGATTTTGACAAGGTCATGGTCGCTGAGGTGTTTTCAAGACTGGTAGCCAAGCGTTATGGCGCTACACCCATTGCGGTCAACATTTTTCCATCCAGTGTCCAGAACCAGGTTTTTGTTGATTGGCTCTGCGCTGAATTGGCTGAAAATCCAGCAGCCGCTTCCAGGTTGCTGATCGAGGTTCCTGAGTATGGTGTTCTTGAGAATATAGAAGCCCTCAGGGAATTCATCAAGAAGCTTGCAGTGTACGGCACGCGTGTCGGCCTTGATCATTTTGGACGCGGTTTCTCTTCATTTGGCTACCTGAGCAAGCTCAAGCTGGATTATATTAAGATAGACGGCGGCTACGTGCATGGGCTTGTCGATAACAAGGATAACCAGTTCCTGATCGAATCTGTAGCACAAGTGGCGCACGGCCTGGATATCAAGGTTTATGGCGTTGCTGTAGAAGATGCGGATCAATGGAAATTACTGGTTGATTTACATCTTGATGGGGTGTTAGGGTACGGGGTAGGGCGGCCGGAAGATATTTAG
- a CDS encoding transglutaminase-like cysteine peptidase: MLLGVSFLLPAVVGDSFNITISDKQFSAIERKYKAAGRKRVADWVQLVYSSQGRSTEEKLVLVNDFFNQNVLWVSDYDHYGVEDYWSTPLETIASGGGDCEDFSIAKYFTLIALNVPMEKLTITYVKADTVNPVNRSHMVLTYYERPAAVPLVLDNLNPEIKPASERKDLAPVYTFNGQGLWLAKERASGKSRSGSPSSIALWRDMTSRMGKEFE; the protein is encoded by the coding sequence TTGCTATTAGGGGTATCGTTTCTGTTGCCGGCCGTGGTCGGCGATAGTTTCAATATAACTATATCGGATAAGCAGTTTTCTGCGATTGAGCGTAAATACAAGGCAGCAGGGCGCAAACGTGTGGCGGATTGGGTGCAGCTTGTGTATTCAAGCCAGGGCAGGTCGACGGAGGAGAAACTGGTGCTGGTGAATGATTTTTTTAATCAGAACGTGCTTTGGGTCTCTGATTATGATCATTACGGCGTTGAAGATTACTGGTCAACGCCACTGGAAACCATTGCATCAGGCGGCGGCGACTGTGAGGATTTTTCAATTGCGAAATACTTTACATTGATTGCGCTGAATGTGCCGATGGAGAAGCTGACCATTACTTATGTTAAGGCCGATACCGTTAACCCCGTCAACCGCTCGCATATGGTGCTGACCTATTATGAAAGGCCTGCGGCGGTGCCGCTGGTATTGGATAACCTTAACCCTGAAATCAAACCGGCTTCCGAACGCAAGGATCTTGCCCCGGTATATACGTTTAACGGCCAGGGCTTGTGGCTGGCTAAAGAGCGTGCATCAGGCAAAAGCAGATCAGGCAGCCCAAGCAGCATTGCATTGTGGCGTGACATGACATCGCGTATGGGTAAGGAGTTCGAGTGA
- a CDS encoding transglycosylase SLT domain-containing protein has translation MRCRIFFTSIGYASILAIEANIAFADAIANSQERLEPPKIQAILTAAKIQEKDLSNPDAAWQAATSYCEASRLGSIEAQYRLGMLYRFGKGVPTNLAFSDALFSLASSQGHADATKMLDTIKLSSSELPPCVVGESLPERPVVTALNLPDDAVDIERRIAVLSEAKRWIIDLVATIADRHQIDPKLVLAIIAVESNFNVRAQSPKDAMGLMQLIPGTADRFNIKNAFDASQNIKGGVRYLRWLLSYYHGDVKLVAAAYNAGEKAVDRYKGVPPYPETRKYVKRVMELYQRQSHPYDEKITDPSPIITRPG, from the coding sequence ATGAGATGCCGAATCTTTTTTACCTCTATCGGCTATGCCTCTATTCTTGCAATAGAAGCGAACATTGCTTTTGCTGATGCAATTGCCAATTCGCAGGAAAGGCTGGAGCCGCCGAAAATCCAGGCCATACTGACGGCTGCAAAAATTCAGGAAAAGGACCTCAGCAACCCGGATGCCGCCTGGCAGGCGGCAACGAGCTACTGCGAAGCTTCCAGACTAGGCAGCATAGAAGCGCAATATCGCCTGGGCATGCTCTACAGGTTTGGCAAAGGCGTGCCCACAAACCTGGCCTTTTCCGACGCACTTTTCTCGCTAGCCAGCAGCCAGGGGCATGCGGATGCCACCAAGATGCTGGACACCATCAAGTTATCATCATCGGAACTGCCGCCTTGCGTGGTCGGTGAATCCTTGCCTGAACGCCCCGTTGTAACAGCGCTCAACCTCCCTGACGATGCTGTCGACATTGAACGCCGTATCGCTGTTCTGTCCGAGGCTAAAAGATGGATCATCGACCTTGTTGCCACAATCGCAGACCGCCACCAGATTGACCCAAAACTGGTGCTGGCAATTATTGCGGTTGAATCCAACTTCAATGTCAGGGCGCAATCGCCCAAAGATGCCATGGGCCTGATGCAGTTGATTCCAGGCACGGCTGACCGATTCAATATCAAGAATGCTTTCGATGCCTCACAGAACATCAAAGGCGGGGTCAGGTATTTGCGCTGGCTACTGTCTTATTATCACGGGGACGTCAAACTGGTAGCCGCTGCTTATAACGCCGGAGAAAAAGCGGTTGATCGGTATAAAGGCGTACCGCCCTACCCTGAAACCAGAAAATACGTGAAGCGCGTCATGGAGCTGTACCAGCGTCAATCACACCCGTACGATGAAAAAATCACGGACCCATCACCGATCATTACGCGACCAGGCTGA